A region of Granulicella sibirica DNA encodes the following proteins:
- a CDS encoding site-specific integrase codes for MIERITASPSVHLRHYTAPLLVEREQYLNHLLQKGLGADRVRSAAAYLLHIVRTMELTSLRMVELIEIEAAGERWKEYTGPERRGTLPGATASYFVRFAKQWLSFHGMLVLPMAPADWFDAPLAQFTKALAGQRGLAAATVKSYSDRTYNFLRWAAERGNHLSQLTGEEANAFVRLKRTEGWTAATLATQCQALRSFFAYAESQGWCATGTADRIRSPRVPAQTTMPKGPKWAEVRRLIRSVNGKTVEALRAKAMLLLYAIYALRSSEVARLRLEDFDWRSETFTVRRAKGGGVQQYPIQYEVGEAILAYLRYGRPRCSCRQVFVTLHLPYRAIGAAGMWLVVAKRMEKMGLETKHRGPHALRHACATYLLKKGHSLHEIAEFLGHRNLQSVGIYAKHDQKALRAVAAFRLTGIC; via the coding sequence TTGATCGAACGTATTACCGCTTCTCCCAGCGTGCATCTGCGTCACTACACAGCGCCTCTTCTGGTTGAGCGCGAGCAGTATCTCAATCACCTATTGCAGAAGGGTCTCGGCGCGGATCGTGTTCGCTCGGCTGCGGCCTACCTGCTTCATATTGTGCGCACCATGGAGCTGACTAGCCTGCGTATGGTGGAGCTAATAGAGATTGAAGCGGCGGGCGAACGCTGGAAAGAATACACCGGGCCGGAACGGCGAGGCACCCTTCCCGGAGCGACGGCCAGCTATTTCGTTCGCTTCGCAAAACAGTGGCTGAGCTTCCATGGCATGCTTGTGCTCCCGATGGCTCCGGCAGACTGGTTCGACGCGCCCCTGGCGCAGTTCACCAAAGCACTGGCTGGACAGCGTGGACTCGCTGCGGCAACCGTCAAGAGTTACTCCGACAGAACCTACAACTTCCTGCGGTGGGCGGCAGAGCGCGGCAATCATCTCTCCCAACTGACCGGCGAAGAGGCGAACGCATTCGTTCGCCTGAAGCGTACAGAGGGATGGACGGCGGCGACCCTGGCCACGCAGTGCCAAGCACTTCGGTCCTTCTTTGCATATGCCGAGAGCCAGGGCTGGTGCGCAACGGGCACCGCCGACCGCATCCGCAGCCCCCGTGTTCCGGCGCAGACGACGATGCCCAAAGGGCCGAAGTGGGCGGAGGTGCGCAGGCTGATCCGTTCCGTCAACGGCAAGACCGTGGAAGCGTTGCGTGCCAAGGCGATGCTTCTGCTGTATGCCATCTATGCCTTGCGAAGCAGCGAGGTCGCACGATTACGTTTGGAAGACTTCGACTGGCGAAGCGAGACCTTCACCGTCCGCCGGGCGAAGGGCGGCGGCGTCCAGCAATACCCGATCCAATATGAAGTCGGCGAAGCCATCCTCGCTTATCTGCGCTATGGGCGACCCCGATGCTCCTGCCGCCAAGTCTTCGTAACCCTCCACCTTCCCTATCGCGCCATCGGTGCTGCTGGAATGTGGCTCGTGGTGGCGAAGCGAATGGAGAAGATGGGGCTGGAAACAAAGCATCGCGGGCCACATGCGCTGCGTCATGCGTGCGCGACTTATCTTTTAAAAAAGGGGCACTCCCTACATGAGATTGCGGAGTTTCTGGGGCATCGCAACCTCCAGTCGGTCGGCATTTATGCCAAGCACGATCAAAAGGCCCTGCGGGCGGTAGCCGCGTTTCGTTTGACGGGGATATGCTGA
- a CDS encoding tyrosine-type recombinase/integrase, producing the protein MIERIFTRSEQIALHQQVPLLTEREDYLRYLHRQEYGYSSLYRVASLLVPIVQFLALNELRVIGMAELRQAAAAWSATQQREGDDIASQSRRAESFLVVARPWLRFHGKLAPRVLPYQNEIAAFTEAMRVTRGLAPATINGYCNRAQHFLTWLAAQGGELRTVSLREIETYLDSRRNSGLKPEVMASQCQAMRSFFQYAETQGWCPPNLPLGIRSPRVPKYHPHPKGPAWRHVSQLLKLADGPKPEQLRAKAILLLLTIYGLRSSEIRDLRLNDFDWRNEVFIVRRAKRGGMQQYPLQYEVGEAILAYLRFGRVRNSSSHLFLSLMRPYGPLSSTVVWQTVGKRLRILGLDLEHIGPHSLRHACATRLLKKGASLSDIAEYLGHHDTNSIGIYAKHDGYGLRQVAAFGLTGLR; encoded by the coding sequence ATGATTGAACGCATCTTTACTCGTTCGGAACAGATCGCGCTTCATCAGCAGGTACCGCTCTTGACGGAACGGGAAGACTACTTACGATATTTGCACCGCCAAGAGTACGGCTATAGTTCGTTGTACCGCGTGGCGAGTCTGCTGGTGCCGATTGTGCAGTTTCTTGCACTGAACGAATTGCGTGTGATCGGCATGGCAGAGCTGCGCCAAGCCGCAGCTGCGTGGTCTGCTACGCAACAAAGGGAGGGCGATGATATCGCCTCGCAGTCGCGACGCGCTGAATCCTTCCTGGTCGTCGCGCGCCCGTGGCTGCGCTTCCATGGAAAGCTGGCTCCTCGCGTTCTTCCTTATCAGAACGAGATCGCGGCGTTCACCGAAGCCATGCGTGTCACCCGAGGTTTGGCACCAGCCACGATCAATGGGTACTGTAACCGCGCCCAGCACTTCCTGACATGGCTGGCGGCACAGGGCGGCGAATTGCGTACCGTTTCCTTACGCGAAATCGAGACGTACCTGGACAGCAGACGAAACTCCGGGTTGAAGCCTGAGGTGATGGCTTCCCAGTGCCAGGCGATGCGCAGCTTTTTCCAGTATGCCGAGACACAAGGCTGGTGCCCGCCCAACCTGCCACTCGGCATTCGCAGCCCGCGTGTCCCGAAGTATCACCCGCACCCCAAGGGCCCCGCGTGGCGACACGTGAGCCAACTCTTGAAACTGGCCGACGGGCCGAAGCCTGAACAACTGCGTGCGAAAGCCATCCTATTGCTCCTGACGATCTATGGCCTGCGCAGCAGTGAAATCCGCGACTTGCGGTTGAATGACTTCGACTGGCGCAACGAAGTGTTCATTGTTCGACGAGCGAAGCGCGGAGGTATGCAACAGTATCCGCTCCAGTATGAAGTCGGCGAGGCGATTCTTGCGTATCTTCGCTTCGGTAGAGTGCGAAACAGCTCTAGCCATCTCTTCCTGTCGCTGATGCGTCCCTATGGTCCACTCTCCTCAACGGTTGTCTGGCAGACCGTTGGGAAACGATTGCGCATCCTTGGCCTCGATTTGGAGCACATCGGCCCGCATTCCCTGCGCCACGCTTGCGCGACGCGTTTGCTGAAAAAGGGCGCTTCTCTCAGCGATATCGCAGAGTATCTCGGGCACCATGATACGAACTCCATTGGCATCTATGCCAAACATGACGGATATGGCTTACGTCAGGTTGCCGCGTTCGGCCTCACGGGGTTGCGATGA
- a CDS encoding tyrosine-type recombinase/integrase yields the protein MTLGERVGDLALQRIAPHHIAAWLHQISSSPVSWEAKYHALHRFFDFWVKRGEIQRAPMPSKRKDRSRAFVPYIYTRVEICTLLRTVRASQQALWCRIDGETLRTLLILLYGTGVLVGEAQRLLLDDVDLRRGTIIVRGPAGNRPRTLPIGDDIVRALTRYQRMRQRKKTSSEHFFVNKRGEALNPNTLYGTFKRIRLLSGIRRHDGAYYQPRIHDLRTTFAVHRITVWLRHGADLNRMLPALAAYMGQIGLGSTTRYLALTPERFRAQLKLLSPGRRKRHWRDDTELMRFLEQLDRVNDRPLRVGAAETRVHD from the coding sequence GTGACGCTCGGCGAGCGAGTGGGAGACCTTGCACTCCAGAGGATTGCGCCGCATCACATCGCGGCATGGCTTCACCAGATCTCTTCGTCGCCGGTCTCCTGGGAAGCGAAGTATCACGCGCTCCACCGGTTCTTCGACTTCTGGGTGAAGCGAGGCGAGATTCAACGTGCTCCCATGCCCAGCAAGCGCAAAGATCGTTCCCGTGCCTTCGTTCCCTATATCTATACCCGGGTAGAAATATGCACTCTGTTGCGCACGGTGCGTGCCAGCCAACAAGCTCTCTGGTGCCGCATCGACGGGGAGACATTGCGTACGCTGCTGATCCTGCTCTATGGAACAGGTGTGCTCGTCGGCGAGGCCCAGAGATTGCTGCTTGATGATGTCGATCTGCGGCGAGGAACGATCATCGTGCGTGGGCCAGCGGGCAATCGTCCGCGTACGTTGCCGATTGGCGATGACATCGTTCGTGCTTTGACCAGATATCAGCGTATGCGTCAGCGTAAGAAAACGTCGAGTGAGCACTTCTTCGTGAATAAAAGGGGCGAAGCCCTCAATCCGAATACTCTCTATGGCACCTTCAAACGCATTCGATTGCTTTCCGGAATCCGCCGCCACGATGGTGCGTACTACCAGCCGCGCATTCATGATCTGCGGACTACTTTCGCAGTCCATCGCATTACTGTATGGCTGCGTCATGGAGCGGACCTCAACCGGATGCTGCCGGCCCTTGCAGCGTACATGGGCCAGATTGGTTTAGGTTCCACGACGCGCTATTTAGCGCTGACACCGGAACGATTTCGCGCTCAACTCAAACTGCTTAGTCCAGGGCGGAGGAAGCGCCACTGGCGGGATGACACGGAACTGATGCGATTTCTGGAACAACTCGACAGGGTAAACGATAGGCCGCTGCGCGTTGGGGCAGCCGAAACGAGGGTGCATGATTGA